The Rhopalosiphum maidis isolate BTI-1 chromosome 2, ASM367621v3, whole genome shotgun sequence genome segment aaaaaaagattgttCAAACCTGTGCTGCTCCCTGGATATCATAGTTTTGTTAAGTTTACTTAAGTATCACATTCCATTAgtacttagattttttaaactattttatgcaTATTCTGTAGCCATACAAAACGCTTGTTCACGGCaaaaatcaactttttttactgtaaaatgaCGACCTTACAACGGGATAAACGTACAAGCACTTAATTTGTCACGGGAAACGCCGTGCAGAGTCGTGCAGTTCGTATAGGATTCTCGAGTGCTTAGTGAAGTTACGATAGtttgtgaaattaaataacGTGTGTATCCCAGAAGACGGACGATAATAGGCGGTGCAGAACTCAGGTGTCGATGCCGTAGTGGTGACTGGTGGTTGCTGGTCTGTGGATGGATATTATAGTACAGAAGTACCGCGACTATAGTAATACGTGGTAACGACgggatgtattataaattataacgataacaTTATGAAGCATAAGGCGTTATAGCCGTGTCGATAAACCGTCGGCGACGCGGGGCAAAACCAATTATTAAAGTCACCGAACGACGGCAACGACGACGTTGGCGGCTTCGAAACGACGATAAGTATAcgtgacacacacacacacacacacacacatacacgcgCACATTACGCGCACAAGTCCTTTTGTGGGAGACACCGCCACcgtttatacgtattattattgtaaacaattcATCCGTGCGAACGGGACGACTGCGAGGGCCGCGCACGCGCGTGTGTGACGCACGGGACGCGCGTTTAACACGGGattacggcggcggcggcggcggcgacgacgataatattataacaataaaacaacacTGCGGCGGcactattgtatataatattgttatactgttatgattaaaacgtttattatGCGTATGCGTTCGCGTGTGTGGTTGCGCGTGTGTGCCGCCGCGATGATCTCGAAAAGTCGACGCGCCGACCGACCGACGTGATAAAGGCGCCTCTCTCGGGAGACTCGGCCGCCGCGCACCGCCCGGAGGAGGACGCCAATGACACGGTCCGGGGCACATCGCATCGCACCGCACCGCACGCTCGCCGGCGGGGGATTCTCCCGGGTCAACCGGACCGTGGCCGCCGATGCGGACGCACTGGCGCGTTCTTCACGCGTACTTAACGCCGCCTATGGAAACGTGTTATACGTATAAcacttcaatatatatatatatattatatacgaatgaATGTGCGATTTGTCGGCAGATCGTCACATGCTCATTACACTATGCcgtgtatatgatataatttatcgtGTGTATCGTACAACATGTGACATATTTATGTCCGCCTTCAATAAAGAGAcctacgatatattatttatatatatatatatgtgtgtgtgtacgcgcGTTTATAAGTCCGCGGGGAATTGATTTCGAttttaatggttattaaaaaaaaaaaatgtatctctCAGAGCCCTTATTTCCTCGCCGCAACGTAAtctacaattttgtttatgcGTATAAACTATGGCAACTGcacatatctaatatttattgtcaacaaatatatttttgtatcgaataccataatattgttagtattataataatattgtaactatgACCTAATCATAGGCGCAATTAGGGGGAGGGGGCTTAGCTCCTCAAGTTTTATCCATAGCCCCCCTCCagtttttaaacgattttacttgaagcttattaaaattattgaaaccatttatatacaaataacaaagtaatttaatatttattgacgtttatattatttaaaatctctaTTGCagcttattagttataatttccaATAGGAAATTGACAGTTTAAGGTCCGAAGTGGTAGTTGcacataattgtttaaaagtctcaaaaaatgattttgattttaatgatttaaaaaaagttgttgaAAACCATATCTatccaaatttatttaagctgTTACAAATCGCAGTAACAATACCTGTAAGTTCAGCTACACGCGAACGCTCATTTTCCTCAAAGAGGCGTATAAAAAATTGGTTAAGAAGTAGTATGGGACAAgaaagatttaataatttatctattttatgtatagaaaGAGACATTGCTAATATAATCGACACTCAGGTTATTGTTgatgaattttcaaaaaaaggtTAGGcgtattactttaatataaaataataatactatcaatATGTTATGAGTTATGAGTTAAGtacttatgtaatttattataataggtatatgataaaatatttttttttacttttttataatactaacaatacaatttaaacgtGTGtagtttattaatgttaaaaatagtattgagCTAATTATGTCATAAATGTACTTTAGCGGTTATGtgtaatattcttttatacatataaatataacattgacattttaataatagtacgtatatttatttgttagaaTCATTCAAtgctattttgaattttctaataacCATTtcacgtaaaaaataaattacacaaagtataaaaatatggttgCTATTACACAAAATAGATAGAATATGTGTCTATGaatctaaaaacaattacatcttatgatttaaatttaagaatatttataattatttcttgaaaaatttgattgtactataatataaatgcgacataatttataatagcggTTTTTAAACTTATGTAAAACACGAACCCCCGATGAAAGAAAGAGACCCCTCTCCCCATATcaactttttttctaaaaccttttttattgtaaagtaTTTCATGTTATGTGAACAGGCTGGAATCACCAATTGAGCTTCCGTGGACCACACTTTGAGATGCGCtgatttatagtgtttaaaatattctatacacacaaaacataattctataagtattatgcttattgtttattcatattttatggaGTATGAAGTTATGAggatacaaataaacaatttcttaatgtattgACTAAAAGCTTAAAGTTATacctaagtatataaaaatataataataatttcataaaataatgacctttagttttaaatattttattagaattatttatttaattatcatttattttttaaatgtgaccAGTAACGATAAATGGATAAACTCTTGTTTCTAGATGAATTATTGGAATACTATGAATGAggttattttagaataaaacatTCAACAAGAGAGTCGCGTCAACAACTAAAAGGAGACGTGcttgaatatattttctgatttATTTCCAGTACGTCATTACCTAAAGAAGATTATGCCACATACTGGTAAGAATTAgttccatattataatataattttaattttaattaaatatttaatataattaaattattatataagttattattacctTCACTGGCCCGTCTTgcccaataaaatataaaaattataatggtgACATCTCGTTATTCATGATGTATATCTacctatttttcattattccaATAAAACTTCGTAAAAGCATGTAGTCATGTACTCATGTAagcatattaataacttaatttgtaattgtattattaactcATCACTGCTAGTTATTgcgcatttatattattatttgaaatttctaaAAACGATGTTTTCGgctaaaattgtatagtttattttattttttgtgatcaGTTTAATGTTtagacttaattattttacaacctGCAGTCATCTGCAGTCCACTTGCGGCATTAAATGCTGAAAGTAATAAACGAGGCACGTGCACCTGAATATTAAACGCAACACTAATAAGGCAACAATTCttaaatacttacatatacgcacgcataataattatatcaaataattataattgtgtgtGTACGtagttgtacaaaaaaataaactggtTGTGCaacatgtattacattttgttcAGTTGTCTGcacaaataaatcaattatgtgCACATCATCTTAcactgcatataatatatacgtctcGCAAGACGTCTTTCAAAGAATTGAATGATGATATAAATACCGGGAGCCGAGTCGGTACATCTGCTTACTTCTACCTAGGTGTTAATGGGCGGTAGTTTTACGAAATTACAGAGACACGTCGTTTTCACCGGCTCGGATCCGCCCCAAACCGCCAGAAGGTCTTCCAATCGACCTGACTCGATGcattataccatatattatgcacattgCACGCTATATACCGAAATTATATTCCATTTTACTGGAGGATTCTCTTGATTCCCtgaaaatatccaaaaataatGAGGACCAAgaagtattgtaatatttttattttttaacacaaatgTCTTGAGCACAAAATAATTCATCACCACTTATAACATGTCGTGTtaactgtttattatatttttgatcgcTGTGTAAATTTAACACGTTTACAATGTCATCATAGCTACCCAGTACCTATTCATATTAtccgaaattattttatttcaaactttatgcatttaatagattttatttttgctactagatattgttttttttattttttaatagaaaataataaaaacaaaattgactTTAatcctttaataatataaattaaacgtatttttcacggtgatcaaataaatattattattattattatatagtatattattatattataatatttcaaataatatataataagataaccTAGGCTAGCTGCatacgaataattaaattacagtctattatgatgaataacgataagtaattttataataattgagttttatatattctgttaaaattaaaacacgcaattatataatagctaattatgaatttattccttgcaaaatcgtttttttccatatcgttttattatatttaagtacacgtacatattttttattacattttttatacttcaaatCTATCCTAACCAATAGTATCTAAAAGTagacattatataaatgtatcagTTGCAACTTATAAGTAGGCCAAGTAGcaagtacttataaattataatactacacaCATATTAGcagatatatattgtataaattcaaatagtaGATTAGGACATATTTTGTCGCAtgcaacttttattttttgataaaagttaaatcattttttaattattattataatatataataggtaaattgcaTTTCTCAAAATTCACCTAGTCTATAAAATAGTCccttaaattgataatttgataatgATGTCATTTATTGATTCACATTACAGGACAAGCTGGCGTTAACCAATTAGGCGGGGTATTTGTCAACGGTCGCCCACTGCCCGACTATGTTAGAAGGCGTATAGTACAGCTAGCTCTGTTAGGTGTCCGCCCATGTGATATATCTCGACAACTTCTGGTTTCACATGGATGCGTATCAAAAATCTTAACTAGATTTTATGAAACCGGCTCAATACGGCCAGGCTCCATCGGTGGTGCTGGATTGCAAAAAAATAAGGTACCTACATACACACGATAGCTAAGTTACGTAGTTTTGCGTGATATTGGTTCTAGTTAAAAACATCGTAAATTGTAACAGCTAAGAGTACAAAAGATTTATATCTACTAtacttacgtatatataagtaatagatGGCTTATAGAGTAGAAAcaaagttttttataataatcagtaCTAAAACcatagttaaaaaatcaaatttaaattaacattttaaatgttaatcgagttgattaattgtatacgtacaaattaataaccaagtaatatgtatacatatagttatatattattatatattatagttccaattaatttaaaaaatcaattttaaataaaaacaaaatataaataatattttttgttaaatcatGGTGCATACGTAGTCTCCATAAAACtacgtgtttttatttattaataattaaggaCTTTGATAAATATCTATACTCAGGTATACTCTATAAGAGTTCATATCGTGAGTGTCTTTTACCATATTATGTCTAACAACTACTGTAATTGGGTGCCTGCAGAGAATTGGGCCACAATAatccttttttaaaaaattatacgataatattataattaggctacgaaaatttgtcatttttatcaGGTAAACCCAGTCCAGTGATTGGGCAACAATTCAGAAACGTAGGAACATTAAAAGCCagtaaataaactttaaattcaaaataatcatatttttaatgaaattggaaaaaaacagatttaaatttgtaaaatcaataatttgcattattatatatatatatatatttgattatctaattctatgtacctatattgtaaattgtatttttaaggaatttaaaacaaaaattaataattatttcattaattttatgtatttaatttaattttgttttaaaaaaaatttttaaaaccatatagttataatagatACTGTTATCATTCACTATAACCACAATCTACTGGGAATTAGGCTCAACTTTTGGATCCAATACGATACATAAATACACGATAAGAGACGTAACTTTGAACCTCGgtcttaagaggacgttatactTGCATGTGTTGTCTGTCTTGCTAACAtacatcatagcaaatttgcgttctGCAGAATAcgttttgtgatgttagctttaatattagaatatatttacttattacatattaaaaaatttaaagctaAGAATATCATCTAGAAAATGgttatatgcttttattgatattatatggttttaaagtactacaactttaaaattttcataaatcataattcacTTTTAAATCATATCACTAATAAAATCATGTAACATTTTCtatagataaaatttttagctttaaatctgatcataggtaaatttactctaatattaaagctaacatcacaaaatatgttcaaaaaatttaagtaacatttaatttattaacaatgtatacattatactgttaattattacctaattaatcaaaatccttttattatttagactaCACAAGGACATTTTTCAAAGAAAAGTACCAGATGTAAACAAGATGTATCAAACAGAATGGCCGGATCTCTAACTACACCTTCTCCGATACGTAATCTCCCTTGGATGCATCCTCTAGGTAAAACATTTAaccatgtaaattattttaatttagttattaatacgtaatttattaaatttagtttataatattctaaaaacgtcaatcatttgattttaatattctgtTGTTAACTCAATAACGCGCGGTATGTTCTGTTTTTGAAActacagttttaaattattttacagcatatatattttaaaaatgtaaggttatatttaatatttttttggaatatttcattgttttgtAACTTAGAGGTATAATAaagaatagaaaaataaatacataaattttaataaagacTATAGATATTCaatagattataattgtaccaaattataatttaaacatcatgttaatttttttcctgcatttatttgttataattttttttttcgcaaattatatttagatatatactataataaatgaataaataataaatacacattgtTTTACCACGTGGTCCGCGTGTAAATTCTACAAATATTGGTACATATAGATCCGAAGTCTAACTGTTTAAGTCTATTATGATAgatgatatatttatcataatataatgtatgctaTTAAATTTACAGATTTGTACTACGAACGAATCCATCAGCACATTCACGAAAATGGATCCGTGAGCGTCGCAGGCGAACCATCCAACGGCCATCCAGCCCCGCCAGGTCCGAAGAAACCGCATACGCCATACACCATCGAAGAGATATTGAAACCCACGGCCCCGCGGCCACGGCCACCATCGCCGTGTGGCCTACTCGTGGACGGCGTGTGCACGTGCGGCCTCACTGCAGGCAACGCCTCTGTTTCAGCGGCGTATTACGTCGACTTGCAGCAGCAGCAATTTATATGCAGTCAACCACATCGTTACTGAAACAACTTGTATACACCTacctattttgtttatttttctttttaattttttttctcttttattattattatttattattactttaattttaatattgtataatatatctatgacaaaatcgaaaaaataatcttttaaattattttaagttataatatacatgattgTTATTGAACCAGTGTTGTacctattcataaatatagttactatatatttgtgtgcagcgtgtttgtaaatattatataaattcattttggcGCTATAGAAATAAAAGTGAATTCATCTTGAATCttgatacattttgtttaggggcctacctatataaatattaattataaatacatacaataactCTAGATATCTAACGTTTATAGTACCTACGTAGTGTATAAACCAATTActcatacttaaatatttaaatatttgtttgactAGCAGAGAACTGCGTATTTACAGTGGCTTATACAGGGTAGTTGAGATGACACTACGCTCCGCCTttcttaaaaaagtttttctaCAATATGTCTCTTTTATCTAGTTTCACAGTAGTATGTAATTTCAGGAAAAGTATTATACCCAAAACCgtctttgaaaaaaattctctGCAGTAAACATTTccgtaatattttgatacaggttcctttatatattttttatattttgaactataaaataactgcaataattattaattaaatagtattaaatataaaactattttattaaaaataaaatatcgtctcaaaaatagacaaaaattacagactaaattataattattattcactatgagatttaaaatgttgataaacatttatgtTTGACCGCGCTCATTCATATATAAATTCGGGTAGGTTAAtaagcgtatatattatagctgtgggttatctacattttttgaaacttgttattttttaatactttttaaataggtgtctactaaaaataaactaaaagtaAACTTTCTCTTCTATACATCGTATCTATATAACTACTTGAGTGCGttctctaataataataatatgaaaatatttctttttatacaaaatctgaagttaaaaattgaatctatattaaatagatttatatcaCTAACCGCATAAGcaatacaatactataatggTAACTGGTAATAGGTTcgccaataacaataaatgtaaaaaaaaatcaacaacaaAAGTAACTATacctagttattattacaaaccaACTCCGCGGCGCCATGTGATCGTAAACGATTAGTCCCGAAAGAGTTTTCAAAGGTTAAACCAGTCGGGCAGGAAGAGCGTCCAATTTTTCGGTACACACGGAATTCAATTTGTcgcatacatattacatattatatttgtgagtGTCTAAGTACAGATCGTACAgctaacacacacacacataaatacatttataaatgtatgtattatatgtgcgTGTGCCCGTGTGGGGCATGCGTGCAATGTGTAATTGTCCGATGTAATCTATTACCGTCGGTCATCAAAGAGACCAGCCCGCCGACCGTGTAATTTCCCAGTGTGATCCGACGggctgtatataataataattgtgagcCAATGACATGATGTGTCACGCAAACTGTGTAATGCCTGTccatatataatgtgtatcgtTGATACGTACAATGATATGATACGTATCATGACGTTATAAACTACAATTTTAGCAATAAGAATATACcggatagaaaaataattgcttatGATCCTTACTCCTTACTCCttaaattctttataatattttaacgtaatacaaatttaatgtaaacattaCCTAATAGCAAAAGATGAAGAAAAATTCATATTGTTtcatctgattaatattatgtagaaaaaaaataaatttattcgttTGCCATTTGTCTAGGACTCTAGGTTTGTTTtggaattagttatttttttttttagtcagtGTGACAGTGtagtataatgtacctatagtaatttaattattttctcaaaataaattagtatatatacttgtcttttattttaagcagtcaatttaaatttaaattaatttccgaaaaaacttagaaaaaggGAATATggacaaaacataatttacaaaattaatcaaactggtggaaaaatgtttatttttcttccgCTTATTGATCTATACACATGAAAAACAGTATATTGCTCCAGctcctttaataattaataactaatacactgaaataaaatgtatcttaagatattaatgaaaaaaatacatttcttacatattttttatcgttacataaaattaatagttgacaTAATGAAGACTATGTTtcgtattcatattaatatacaattaaaccgCGCTTCCTTTAAAtccaactataaattatattaataaaagtatatattataattatatccttaatagtcattaatttatacaatatatatgtttttatttttaattaattttgaaattttcaacttaaaaacattatgaaaataaatttaagagcTCTACATATTGTGTACTATagataactttataattttctgtttattgaagatattataactaatacctacttattaattaatgattaaaaatattatttttatttttagttataatctTGTGCGATAGTAAAGATTATTGTGTGTTAAAGATAAACGAATACTAAATTCGCCACAGTGATGCCTAATTGTAAATTGTgatatagacatattatatgatttaatttgtactaatatttattaaattaattatatattatgtataattttttcataattatgtgcaaatagtattgtttattcataattttttttcgtaggtGCCACATATCTTGAAAGTTTAGGTAGGTCCAAGAATTAAAGGATTCTGATCCCCTTTTAAGAATGAGAGGACTGTAAAATGGATCGATAAATTTTAGTGGAATTttgattatgaattttactactTCATTGAATATAcggcttatatttattattatgtatacctattacctacactgaaaaaaaattagttctactaacaaaaatatggatatattctattttttgatTGGTTTATGAACAAATTTACCAAATTATCAAGCAAGAAAAATAGCGCATAAtctatcattaaaattcaGTGTAGATTCACGCAACCGAGCTAGCAATGCGTCATTATCAATCACCGAAACCATCATTGTTGCCATCACAACTCCCAATACGAGAACCAGCAGAAAAACAAGCGTCGTGTGCAGCGAGCTTTGATTGTTAAAAGTAGCTGGCTCAGGGACAGCAGCATTTTAATTGTACGTACGAATGAATTCTGGTTGGCCGTTACTAgttgtaatagtaatattgtttgttGTTGTAACTAAACTTTAATTGTAATGCATACAGAAATTATATACTCTCAACAAAATACCACTTTGTTATCATAacagaaaatattacaatgtttgTGGATAGATaagaatgtttttataaacctAGCAAATGTTATTTCCCATTATTGTTAAGAGAATATTTCTTGTGTTTTggaattaactaattatttttgtatgattaCAAGATTCTTATGTTAAATACATAGAACACTAGGCTAGGCTAaccataattaatttgttaaaataaccaAACAAAACAACTTActtatgcaaaatatattatatttttggttgtAGTTACTAAATATCATAGGTGCACT includes the following:
- the LOC113554482 gene encoding paired box pox-neuro protein-like, with amino-acid sequence MPHTGQAGVNQLGGVFVNGRPLPDYVRRRIVQLALLGVRPCDISRQLLVSHGCVSKILTRFYETGSIRPGSIGGAGLQKNKTTQGHFSKKSTRCKQDVSNRMAGSLTTPSPIRNLPWMHPLDLYYERIHQHIHENGSVSVAGEPSNGHPAPPGPKKPHTPYTIEEILKPTAPRPRPPSPCGLLVDGVCTCGLTAGNASVSAAYYVDLQQQQFICSQPHRY